GCGTCGCCGACGGCGACGGCCACGCTGATCGCCATACAGCGCTCGCCGGCCGAGCCGTAGGCGGCGGAGACGGCGGCGTCGGCCGCCATGTCGATGTCGGCGTCGGGCAGCACCACCATGTGGTTCTTCGCGCCGCCGAGGGCCTGCACCCGCTTCCCGTTCGCGGTGCCGGTGGCGTAGATGTACTTCGCGATCGGCGTGGAGCCGACGAACGACACCGCCTCGATGTCAGGGTGCTCGAGGATGCGGTCCACGACGACCTTGTCGCCCTGCACGACGTTGAACACGCCGTCGGGCAGGCCCGCCTCCTTCAAGAGCTCGGCGACGTCGAGCGACGCCCCCGGATCCTTCTCGCTTGGCTTGAGCACGAACGTGTTCCCGCAGGCGATGGCGTTCGCGAACATCCACATGGGCACCATCGCCGGGAAGTTGAACGGCGTGATGCCGGCGACCACGCCCAGCGGCTGGCGGATCGAGAACACGTCGACGCCCGTCGAGGCCTGCTCGGTGAACCCGCCCTTCAGCAGGTGCGGCACGCCGGTCGCGAACTCGATGTTCTCCAGCCCGCGAGCGACCTCGCCCATCGCGTCGGACAGCACCTTGCCGTGCTGCTCGGTGATGATGCGTCCGAGGTCGGCGCGGTGCTCATGGATCGCCTCGCGGATGCGGAACATGACGTCTGCGCGCTTGGACAGCGACGTCCGCCGCCACGAGAGGAACGCCTCGCGCGCGGTCTCGACCGCTTGGTCGACCTCATGGACGCTCGCGAAGTCGACCTCGTGGGTCTGTTCGCCGGTCGCCGGGTTGAACACGGGCCCGGTGCGCCCGCTCTCTCCCGGAACGAGCTTCCCGCCGATCCAGTGGCTGAGGCGTTCCATCGATATCAGCTCCCATCGCAGGCAGGGGTTCGGTCCTGCGGGTCGACTCGTGATCCCCCCAGCGGCTCCGGTCAGCCGGCCCGA
This genomic interval from Actinomycetota bacterium contains the following:
- a CDS encoding CoA-acylating methylmalonate-semialdehyde dehydrogenase codes for the protein MERLSHWIGGKLVPGESGRTGPVFNPATGEQTHEVDFASVHEVDQAVETAREAFLSWRRTSLSKRADVMFRIREAIHEHRADLGRIITEQHGKVLSDAMGEVARGLENIEFATGVPHLLKGGFTEQASTGVDVFSIRQPLGVVAGITPFNFPAMVPMWMFANAIACGNTFVLKPSEKDPGASLDVAELLKEAGLPDGVFNVVQGDKVVVDRILEHPDIEAVSFVGSTPIAKYIYATGTANGKRVQALGGAKNHMVVLPDADIDMAADAAVSAAYGSAGERCMAISVAVAVGDAGDRLVEAIKERLPLVKIGNGLEPESEMGPLVTRDHRDKVAGYLDSAKAQGATIVEDGREHGLYRESDGFFLGVSLIDHVTTEMDAYKDEIFGPVLEVMRVDTYDEALRLVNENPYGNGTAIFTRDGGAARAFQFDCQAGMVGVNVPIPVPVGYYSFGGWKNSLFGDNHMYGPEGINFYTRGKVVTERWPDPGTSSIDLGFPRTR